A DNA window from Haloactinospora alba contains the following coding sequences:
- a CDS encoding efflux RND transporter permease subunit has product MKQLARLSLGNRALILLLTIAALVFGVLATTSTKRELMPSLELPMVMVNAEYRGADPEVVEDEVAEPLEQAVKGVSGVNSYTSTSSNGSAQVVAEFDYDDSTEDVVREVQQAVDQASPLLPDDVDPAVQSFGSDDMPVVMLAAGAGGENGDEQELAEPLEEQVVPELESIDGVRAATVTGVRESTVTITTDEDELADANLTSDDLTSALEASGMLTPGGDITEDGKTLTVTTGGKLESVADVEDIQLIPAGGQGGQGAGRAPEAGTDGSAGQPEPVQLKEVADVELTTDDATSITRTDGKPSLGVMITKTPEGNTVEISEAVQSQLSDLEPLLGTDADISVVWDQAPFINESITAMGEEGILGLAFAIIVILVFLLSVRSTLVTAVSIPVSLLVAMLGVQVFDYSLNILTLGALTVAIGRVVDDSIVVLENVKRHMSYGEEKFEAVYTGVREVATAITSATLTTIAVFLPIAFVSGQVGELFAPFSVTVSLALAASLLVSLTIIPVLAYWFMKPRAVPPEDIERERAEQNQRELRTPLQRMYLPVIRWTTRHRVVTLVASLAILVGTGLLAPQLKTDFLGEQGQNTYSATQELEPGTSLAAASDEAAKVEDALEDLDWVESYQSSVSAGGGGGQMAAMTGGGAGSTQYTITADPDGDQEKYKEELRDVLSGVDTESEVKLQDAAASGGSALEVEVKAEDAETLEEAASDVEEVVRDIPGADDVENSVAVAQPGIDVDVDTEAAAEEGLTEGQIGQAVSTAFQGSNVGTATIDQTQRDMVVRTDEAPDNIDALRGLEIDTPTGETVELSEVADVAEVERPPELHRADGVRSATVSAQPTADDLGRVSTELNQELNNIDLPDGATASLGGVSSEQSEAFLQLGVAMLAAVAIVYLIMVATFKSLMQPLILLVSIPFAATGSLGLLLATGVPLGLPALIGLLMLIGIVVTNAIVLIDLINQYRADGADLDTAVVDGSRHRLRPILMTALATIGALTPMALGITGGGAFISQPLAIVVIGGLITSTLLTLILVPVLYRMAEGRKERRAQRREAKRQAKLDAARANSEDGGSADHDSGEALTGQN; this is encoded by the coding sequence GTGAAACAGTTAGCCAGGCTCTCCCTCGGTAACCGGGCCCTGATCCTGCTTCTCACGATCGCGGCCCTCGTGTTCGGGGTGCTCGCCACCACATCGACGAAGCGGGAGCTGATGCCCTCCCTCGAGCTTCCGATGGTGATGGTCAACGCCGAGTACCGGGGCGCCGATCCCGAGGTGGTCGAGGACGAGGTCGCCGAACCGCTGGAACAGGCCGTCAAGGGTGTCTCCGGCGTCAACAGCTACACGTCCACCTCGAGCAACGGTTCCGCCCAGGTCGTCGCCGAGTTCGACTACGACGACAGCACCGAGGACGTGGTCCGGGAGGTTCAGCAGGCCGTCGACCAGGCCAGCCCCCTCCTGCCGGATGACGTCGACCCGGCCGTGCAGTCGTTCGGGTCGGACGACATGCCCGTGGTCATGCTCGCGGCCGGAGCCGGCGGGGAGAACGGTGACGAGCAGGAACTCGCCGAACCACTGGAAGAACAGGTGGTCCCGGAGCTGGAGTCGATCGACGGGGTGCGCGCCGCCACTGTGACCGGGGTGCGCGAGTCCACCGTGACCATCACCACCGACGAGGACGAGCTCGCCGACGCGAACCTCACCTCCGACGACCTCACCTCCGCGCTGGAAGCCAGCGGCATGCTGACGCCGGGCGGCGACATCACCGAGGACGGTAAGACCCTCACCGTCACCACCGGCGGGAAGCTGGAGTCGGTCGCCGACGTCGAGGACATCCAGCTGATCCCCGCGGGCGGCCAGGGTGGCCAGGGCGCTGGCCGGGCCCCCGAGGCCGGGACGGACGGTTCCGCGGGACAGCCGGAACCGGTCCAGCTGAAGGAGGTCGCCGACGTCGAGCTCACCACCGACGACGCGACCAGCATCACCCGCACCGACGGCAAACCCAGCCTCGGCGTCATGATCACCAAGACGCCCGAGGGCAACACGGTGGAGATCTCCGAGGCGGTCCAGTCCCAGCTCTCCGACCTCGAACCGCTGCTGGGCACGGACGCTGACATCAGCGTCGTGTGGGACCAGGCGCCGTTCATCAACGAGTCCATCACGGCGATGGGCGAGGAGGGCATCCTCGGGCTGGCCTTCGCCATCATCGTCATCCTGGTGTTCCTGCTGTCCGTGCGCTCCACCCTGGTAACAGCGGTATCCATACCCGTGTCGCTCCTTGTGGCGATGCTCGGGGTGCAGGTGTTCGACTACTCGCTGAACATCCTCACCCTCGGCGCGCTCACGGTGGCCATCGGTCGTGTGGTGGACGACTCCATCGTGGTGCTGGAGAACGTCAAGCGCCACATGAGCTACGGCGAGGAGAAGTTCGAGGCCGTTTACACGGGGGTGCGCGAGGTCGCCACGGCCATCACCTCGGCCACTCTGACCACCATCGCCGTGTTCCTGCCGATCGCGTTCGTCAGCGGTCAGGTCGGGGAACTGTTCGCTCCGTTCTCCGTGACCGTCAGCCTCGCGCTCGCCGCCTCGCTGCTGGTCTCCCTCACCATCATCCCGGTGCTGGCCTACTGGTTCATGAAGCCCCGCGCGGTCCCGCCCGAGGACATCGAACGCGAACGCGCCGAGCAGAACCAGCGTGAGCTGCGCACCCCGCTACAGCGGATGTACCTTCCGGTGATCCGCTGGACCACCCGGCACCGGGTCGTCACCCTGGTGGCCTCGCTCGCCATCCTCGTGGGAACCGGTCTGCTCGCCCCGCAGCTCAAGACCGACTTCCTCGGGGAGCAGGGGCAGAACACCTACTCCGCCACCCAGGAACTGGAGCCGGGAACGTCCCTCGCCGCCGCCAGCGACGAGGCGGCCAAGGTGGAGGACGCACTGGAGGACCTGGACTGGGTGGAGTCGTACCAGTCCTCCGTCAGCGCCGGCGGTGGCGGAGGCCAGATGGCCGCCATGACGGGCGGCGGCGCCGGAAGCACCCAGTACACCATCACCGCTGACCCCGACGGCGACCAGGAGAAGTACAAGGAGGAACTCCGCGATGTGCTCTCCGGCGTGGACACCGAGTCCGAGGTGAAGCTCCAGGACGCCGCCGCTTCCGGCGGTTCCGCCCTGGAGGTGGAGGTCAAGGCCGAGGACGCGGAGACGCTGGAGGAGGCCGCCTCCGACGTCGAGGAGGTCGTGCGCGACATCCCCGGCGCGGACGACGTGGAGAACAGTGTCGCGGTCGCCCAACCCGGCATAGACGTGGACGTCGACACCGAGGCGGCCGCCGAGGAAGGGCTGACCGAGGGCCAGATCGGCCAGGCCGTCTCCACGGCCTTCCAGGGAAGCAACGTCGGAACCGCCACGATCGACCAGACCCAACGGGACATGGTCGTACGCACCGACGAGGCGCCCGACAACATCGACGCGCTGAGGGGCCTGGAGATCGACACCCCCACCGGGGAAACGGTCGAACTGTCCGAGGTCGCCGACGTCGCGGAGGTGGAGCGCCCGCCGGAGCTGCACCGCGCCGACGGGGTGCGCAGCGCCACCGTCTCCGCCCAGCCCACGGCGGACGACCTCGGGAGGGTCAGCACCGAACTGAACCAGGAACTGAACAACATCGACCTGCCCGACGGGGCGACCGCCTCCCTCGGCGGGGTCAGCTCCGAGCAGAGCGAGGCGTTCCTGCAGCTCGGTGTCGCCATGCTGGCCGCGGTGGCGATCGTCTACCTGATCATGGTGGCGACGTTCAAGAGCCTGATGCAGCCGCTCATCCTGCTGGTGTCGATCCCGTTCGCCGCGACCGGGTCCCTCGGTCTGCTGCTGGCCACCGGCGTTCCGCTGGGCCTGCCGGCGCTGATCGGTCTGCTGATGCTGATCGGCATCGTCGTCACCAACGCGATCGTCCTCATCGACCTGATCAACCAGTACCGTGCCGACGGCGCGGACCTGGACACAGCGGTCGTCGACGGTTCGCGGCACCGGCTGCGCCCGATCCTCATGACGGCCCTGGCGACGATCGGCGCCCTCACGCCGATGGCACTGGGAATCACGGGTGGTGGAGCGTTCATCTCCCAACCGCTGGCGATCGTCGTCATCGGCGGGTTGATCACGTCCACGCTGCTGACCCTGATCCTGGTTCCGGTGCTCTACCGGATGGCGGAGGGCCGTAAGGAGCGCAGGGCCCAGCGTAGGGAGGCCAAGCGTCAGGCCAAGCTGGACGCGGCGCGGGCCAACAGCGAGGACGGTGGTTCCGCCGACCACGACAGCGGGGAAGCCCTGACCGGTCAGAACTGA